One Longimicrobiales bacterium DNA window includes the following coding sequences:
- a CDS encoding serine hydrolase translates to MSGGDGGVGHLARLADDGQNKVYFLESDHPVQASSMSSVRIRYSLLAIFLGATPSLAAQALPRALPEDVGMSSSRLERLDDALQEYVDEDRLPGGVAVVLRHGQVVYQNAFGLRDREVGDAMQATDRFRIASQSKALVSVAVMMLQEEGSLLISDRVSRYLPAFSNTTVAVADGDDDYEVVEADRAVTLRDLLTHTAGVGYGGGAGAREWEEAEVQGWYFAHRDEPIRATVDRIASLPFDRQPGDAFVYGYSTDVLGAVVEAVSGLTLDAFLRSHIFEPLEMKSTGFYLDPDLRGDLATVYSLRAGQGLVRAPDGPGMETQGQYVDGPRMSYSGGAGLVSTAGDYARFLQALLNGGALNGKRVLSPKSVELMTTNHIGDLLGTAEGFGLGFSVVRDLGARGQLGSVGEFGWGGAYHSTYWVDPQEELVVVYLTQVIPASGLDDHARVRALIYQAIVDEGS, encoded by the coding sequence ATGTCGGGAGGTGACGGTGGGGTCGGCCACCTCGCTCGACTTGCCGACGATGGCCAGAACAAGGTCTATTTTTTGGAATCAGATCACCCTGTCCAGGCGTCGTCCATGAGTTCGGTCCGCATTCGCTACTCGTTGTTGGCGATCTTCCTTGGAGCCACGCCATCTCTGGCCGCTCAGGCGCTTCCTCGCGCACTCCCCGAAGACGTGGGCATGTCGTCGTCCCGGCTGGAACGATTGGACGATGCACTCCAGGAGTACGTGGACGAGGATCGCCTGCCGGGCGGCGTGGCCGTGGTCCTTCGCCACGGGCAGGTCGTGTACCAGAATGCTTTCGGCCTCCGGGACCGGGAAGTCGGCGACGCGATGCAGGCGACGGATCGTTTCCGGATCGCCTCGCAGAGTAAGGCGCTAGTGAGCGTCGCGGTCATGATGTTGCAGGAAGAAGGCAGCCTGCTCATTTCCGATCGGGTGAGTCGCTATCTGCCCGCTTTCTCCAACACTACGGTCGCTGTCGCGGACGGAGATGACGATTACGAGGTCGTAGAAGCGGACCGCGCGGTCACGCTCAGAGATCTCCTCACGCACACCGCCGGCGTCGGGTACGGCGGTGGTGCGGGCGCGCGGGAGTGGGAGGAAGCCGAGGTCCAAGGCTGGTACTTCGCTCATCGTGACGAGCCCATCCGGGCCACCGTCGACCGCATCGCTTCGCTTCCCTTCGACAGGCAACCGGGGGACGCGTTCGTGTATGGGTACTCGACGGACGTCCTAGGCGCCGTAGTCGAGGCCGTGTCGGGGCTCACTTTGGACGCCTTCCTACGGTCTCATATTTTCGAACCACTGGAGATGAAATCCACGGGCTTCTATCTGGACCCGGATCTAAGGGGCGATTTGGCGACCGTGTACAGCCTACGGGCCGGCCAAGGGCTTGTTCGCGCACCCGATGGACCCGGAATGGAGACCCAGGGCCAATACGTGGATGGCCCGCGCATGAGCTATTCCGGTGGTGCTGGATTGGTCTCGACCGCGGGTGACTACGCGCGCTTCCTGCAAGCGCTCCTGAACGGAGGTGCACTGAACGGCAAGCGAGTCCTTTCGCCCAAGTCCGTGGAGCTTATGACCACGAATCACATCGGCGACCTGTTGGGCACTGCCGAGGGCTTCGGGCTCGGGTTTTCCGTCGTTCGGGACCTCGGCGCGCGAGGCCAGTTGGGGTCCGTCGGTGAATTCGGCTGGGGTGGGGCGTATCACTCGACCTACTGGGTGGATCCCCAGGAGGAGCTGGTAGTGGTCTACCTGACGCAGGTCATTCCGGCCTCGGGGCTCGATGACCACGCACGAGTGCGCGCCCTCATCTACCAGGCCATCGTCGACGAGGGGTCCTGA
- a CDS encoding amidohydrolase family protein, producing the protein MRIDAHTHVFTLYSIMSREAIRVITERLGKYVSPMLAEAIGQVLYDQLDKPEYMDEHRFLQKLLAKLLEDTSFSDVATSLFANSPIETQITGDLDALAAGAISDIITRVLDGVDGGGTAGKVLDVVETLRQSMQPTITDVSDDLLKHMDDDGVIVALMMDIFKGPESERDRRRYIGQIDGHAEAALQRPGHILPFFGVHPERPGHLEQLKKAIETKGFVGVKLYPSLGYSVDSATMRLVYGYCLEKDLPVLLHCGHGGFYRTEDQIELCNPAQWEDVLRDFDGLRVCFAHFGGWQALGKRNCLGENWPPLEEPNAPDSENWGKQIYDYMVQYPNVYTDLAKHVSMFTVEADKDMYFDTMRELIADPKIGKRMLFGTDAWLLRLDMPFAEYWEMWETASEAAWDDITVDAPRAFLGFEGAGPDDWRDNLTRFVSYMAANRDRVGQEPAAWLADAVADSFTVDRDHPSWDRNKMAVLDTYQFLAEQMTQSQKDNGFVANSELTLNELRYFDPGDPNFMGRCRDLARRLVDFAEQGMGYRDGHDFASAVDLFIAAFKGGDRRFCEVALMLNTVIAYPGLIS; encoded by the coding sequence ATGCGCATCGACGCCCATACCCACGTCTTCACTCTCTACTCCATCATGAGTCGGGAGGCGATTCGGGTGATCACCGAGCGCCTGGGGAAGTACGTCTCCCCCATGCTCGCAGAGGCGATCGGGCAGGTGCTCTACGACCAGCTCGACAAGCCCGAGTACATGGATGAGCACCGATTCCTGCAGAAGCTGCTCGCGAAGCTGTTGGAGGATACGAGCTTCAGCGACGTTGCCACGAGCCTGTTCGCGAATAGTCCCATCGAGACCCAGATCACCGGTGACTTGGACGCACTCGCAGCCGGTGCGATCAGCGACATCATCACTCGGGTGCTAGACGGAGTCGACGGGGGCGGGACGGCTGGGAAAGTCCTCGACGTCGTCGAGACGCTTCGCCAATCCATGCAGCCGACCATCACGGACGTGTCGGACGATTTGCTCAAGCACATGGACGACGACGGGGTCATCGTCGCGCTCATGATGGACATCTTCAAAGGTCCGGAATCCGAACGGGACCGTCGGCGCTACATCGGGCAGATTGACGGTCACGCGGAAGCCGCACTCCAGAGGCCGGGCCATATCTTGCCGTTTTTCGGTGTACATCCTGAGCGCCCCGGACACTTGGAACAGCTCAAGAAAGCCATCGAAACGAAGGGTTTTGTAGGCGTGAAATTGTATCCCTCGCTCGGATACAGCGTGGACAGTGCCACGATGCGACTTGTCTACGGGTACTGCCTAGAGAAGGACCTCCCGGTTCTCCTGCATTGCGGTCACGGCGGATTCTACAGAACGGAGGACCAGATCGAGCTTTGCAATCCAGCGCAGTGGGAGGACGTGCTGAGGGACTTCGACGGATTGCGTGTGTGTTTCGCGCACTTCGGCGGATGGCAGGCGCTGGGCAAGCGGAACTGCTTGGGTGAAAACTGGCCCCCGCTCGAAGAGCCGAACGCTCCAGATTCGGAGAATTGGGGCAAGCAGATCTACGACTACATGGTCCAGTACCCCAATGTGTACACGGACCTCGCGAAGCACGTGAGCATGTTCACCGTCGAGGCCGACAAAGACATGTACTTCGACACCATGCGCGAGTTGATTGCCGATCCGAAGATTGGCAAACGCATGTTGTTCGGAACTGATGCCTGGCTGTTACGCCTCGACATGCCGTTCGCTGAGTACTGGGAGATGTGGGAGACCGCGTCAGAAGCGGCCTGGGATGACATCACCGTGGATGCACCCCGTGCCTTTCTCGGCTTCGAGGGGGCTGGCCCGGACGATTGGCGGGACAACCTCACTCGTTTCGTGAGTTATATGGCCGCGAATCGTGACCGTGTGGGCCAGGAGCCCGCTGCGTGGCTGGCCGATGCCGTTGCCGATTCCTTCACGGTGGACCGCGATCATCCGAGTTGGGATCGGAACAAGATGGCGGTCCTCGACACGTACCAGTTCTTGGCCGAGCAGATGACCCAGAGCCAAAAGGACAACGGGTTTGTGGCCAACTCCGAATTGACGTTGAACGAACTCCGTTATTTCGATCCCGGAGATCCGAACTTCATGGGGAGGTGTCGCGACCTCGCGCGCCGGCTCGTCGATTTTGCCGAGCAGGGTATGGGGTACCGCGACGGGCACGACTTCGCATCTGCCGTCGATCTGTTCATTGCAGCGTTCAAGGGAGGGGATCGGCGTTTTTGCGAGGTCGCGCTGATGCTCAACACCGTCATTGCCTACCCGGGGTTGATCTCATGA
- a CDS encoding thiamine pyrophosphate-binding protein — protein sequence MTVSYDNSKAIYEGIRAAGIRSISALPETWLGLLLQRAEDDPEMTLIQVAKEEEAIGIAAGAHFAGEPHLLLMQNHGFLAAINGIVSLAQLYSIPLCMVIAMRGNWGEPYPWHTRGGNVTEEVLRALSIPFEHARDPDEVAKQIREGYTLSQSSLWPTALLLTRDLMEEYP from the coding sequence ATGACCGTCTCCTACGACAACTCCAAAGCCATCTACGAAGGCATCCGTGCCGCAGGGATCCGCTCGATCTCAGCGCTTCCGGAAACCTGGCTAGGCCTATTGCTACAACGCGCCGAAGACGACCCGGAGATGACGCTCATCCAGGTCGCTAAAGAAGAAGAGGCGATCGGGATCGCGGCTGGCGCACACTTCGCGGGTGAGCCGCACCTTCTGCTCATGCAGAACCACGGCTTCCTCGCGGCGATCAATGGCATCGTCTCTCTCGCGCAGCTCTACAGCATCCCGCTGTGCATGGTCATCGCCATGCGCGGGAACTGGGGCGAGCCGTATCCGTGGCATACTCGGGGCGGCAACGTGACTGAAGAAGTCCTTCGGGCACTCTCGATTCCCTTCGAGCACGCACGGGATCCTGACGAAGTCGCCAAACAAATCAGAGAGGGCTACACCCTCTCGCAGTCGTCACTCTGGCCGACGGCGCTCCTCCTCACGCGAGACCTGATGGAGGAGTATCCATAG
- a CDS encoding thiamine pyrophosphate-dependent enzyme: MERQRCIELIYPELEDKAVVTIMGACAQELYDLGHRENFFYLQHAMGLASSIGIGLALHRPEEKVVVLDGDGSVLMNLGTFATMARYAPKNLVHIVFDNGSLLSTGGFDSHTTSGVTDLAGIARAAGIEHVADTNDAMAFGEAVIGAFEREGTSVIVARVKAVGPDNYGMDLHLPENAFRFARYLSDRKSAS, encoded by the coding sequence GTGGAGCGCCAACGCTGCATCGAGCTGATCTACCCAGAACTCGAAGACAAAGCCGTCGTCACGATCATGGGCGCGTGCGCTCAGGAGCTCTACGACCTGGGTCACAGAGAGAACTTCTTCTACCTGCAACATGCGATGGGACTCGCGTCTTCCATCGGCATTGGGCTCGCGTTGCACCGACCTGAAGAGAAAGTCGTGGTGCTCGACGGTGACGGCTCCGTGCTCATGAATCTGGGCACCTTCGCTACGATGGCCCGGTACGCCCCGAAAAACCTCGTGCACATCGTCTTCGACAACGGCAGCCTGCTCTCCACAGGCGGCTTCGACTCTCACACGACGAGCGGGGTGACCGACCTCGCAGGCATCGCACGCGCAGCCGGCATCGAACACGTTGCCGACACGAACGACGCCATGGCCTTCGGTGAGGCCGTCATCGGGGCATTCGAGCGCGAGGGCACCAGTGTCATTGTGGCCCGTGTAAAAGCCGTCGGCCCCGACAACTACGGCATGGACCTGCACCTGCCGGAAAACGCATTCCGCTTCGCCCGATATCTGTCCGATCGTAAAAGCGCTTCATAG